One Azospirillum sp. B510 genomic window carries:
- a CDS encoding PRC-barrel domain-containing protein, producing MRRTLIVTAATLALLSGAAVAQTTSPTVGNPSSSTPGLSNSASPDSSTAGGTAAGGMTKTGPTGGQLASADELIGKNVYGRDNNKIGEVDDVILDASGQAKQLVISSGGFLGIGEKQVAVDFNAANWDAQNNRLNLAGMSRDDVKAMPDFKYDDTMTSLNKTRKPAGNETVAPGAAPAGGGSSTVK from the coding sequence ATGCGTCGCACCCTGATCGTCACCGCCGCCACGCTGGCTTTGCTCTCCGGTGCCGCCGTCGCGCAGACCACCTCGCCGACCGTGGGCAATCCGTCCTCCTCCACCCCCGGCCTGTCGAACAGCGCGTCGCCCGACAGCAGCACGGCCGGCGGCACGGCGGCCGGCGGCATGACCAAAACCGGTCCGACCGGCGGGCAGCTCGCCAGCGCCGACGAACTGATCGGCAAGAATGTCTATGGCCGCGACAACAACAAGATCGGCGAGGTCGATGACGTGATCCTCGACGCCAGCGGCCAGGCCAAGCAGCTGGTCATCAGCTCCGGCGGCTTCCTCGGCATCGGCGAGAAGCAGGTCGCCGTCGATTTCAACGCCGCCAACTGGGACGCCCAGAACAACCGCCTGAACCTCGCCGGCATGAGCCGCGACGACGTGAAGGCGATGCCGGACTTCAAATACGACGACACCATGACGTCGCTGAACAAGACCCGCAAGCCGGCGGGCAATGAAACGGTCGCTCCGGGCGCCGCCCCGGCCGGCGGCGGCAGCAGCACGGTGAAGTAA
- a CDS encoding YgfZ/GcvT domain-containing protein — translation MSAGYTVLDRRSVVAVTGEDRKAFLQGLVSNDVLRVTPDHAAYALFLTPQGKFLHDFMMVESEDDAGPALLLDPETDRRADLLRRLKMYKLRSKIALEDRAERLRVVIAFGEGALAALGLPAEPGAARPFAGGVAFTDPRLPGLGARLFLPVNGPVNGLAALEAAGLGGRDAAEYDRLRLSLGVPDGTLDLIPEKSIPLESRMDALNAISWDKGCYMGQELTARTKYRALIKKKLFPVTFDGPIPEAGTPVTLDGKEVGEIRSGRDAAALALLRLEDVQLAAANGSVLQAGSATLTPCDPEWDPVTKG, via the coding sequence ATGTCGGCGGGTTACACAGTGCTGGACCGGCGGAGCGTGGTGGCGGTGACGGGCGAGGACCGCAAGGCCTTTCTGCAAGGGCTGGTCTCCAACGACGTGCTGCGGGTCACGCCGGACCATGCCGCCTATGCCCTGTTCCTGACCCCGCAGGGCAAGTTCCTGCATGATTTCATGATGGTCGAGTCGGAGGATGACGCCGGCCCCGCCCTGCTCCTCGATCCGGAAACCGACCGCCGGGCCGACCTGCTGCGCCGGCTGAAGATGTACAAGCTGCGCTCGAAGATCGCGCTGGAGGATCGGGCGGAGCGGTTGCGCGTCGTGATCGCCTTCGGAGAGGGAGCCTTGGCGGCCTTGGGCCTGCCGGCCGAACCAGGGGCGGCACGGCCCTTCGCCGGCGGAGTCGCCTTCACCGACCCGCGTCTGCCGGGGCTGGGCGCCCGCCTGTTCCTACCGGTGAATGGGCCGGTGAATGGGCTGGCGGCGCTGGAGGCGGCCGGACTGGGCGGGCGGGACGCCGCCGAGTATGATCGGCTGCGGCTGTCGCTCGGCGTTCCCGACGGCACGCTGGACCTGATCCCGGAAAAATCGATTCCCCTGGAAAGCCGGATGGACGCGCTGAACGCCATCTCCTGGGACAAGGGCTGCTACATGGGGCAGGAACTGACCGCCCGCACCAAATACCGCGCCCTCATCAAGAAGAAGCTGTTCCCGGTCACGTTCGACGGCCCGATTCCGGAGGCCGGCACCCCGGTGACGCTGGATGGCAAGGAGGTCGGCGAGATCCGCAGCGGCCGCGACGCCGCCGCGCTGGCCCTGCTGCGGTTGGAGGATGTGCAACTCGCCGCCGCGAACGGATCGGTGCTCCAGGCCGGTTCGGCGACGCTGACGCCGTGTGACCCGGAGTGGGATCCGGTCACGAAGGGGTAG
- a CDS encoding ABC transporter ATP-binding protein, whose translation MPCRFDLFPDSPSLPSHAETYPPDAPPPRLELRGITKRFPGCLANDHVDLVLRPGEIHALLGENGAGKSTLVKMIYGVLHPDSGTMLWQGAETAVPDPAGARRLGIGMVFQHFSLFDTLTVTENIALGLDDAGPMDQLAVRIREVSERYGLALDPGRHVFHLSVGERQRVEIVRCLLQDPKLLIMDEPTSVLTPQEAAKLFETLRVLAAEGCTILYISHKLEEIRALCGRATVLRAGKVVGATDPRRETARSLAEMMMGAELSPPERPPQGAAGAARLTVRHLSTTSDNPFATNLKDVNFEVRAGEILGIAGVAGNGQAELMAALSGEALLADADAVVIEGTAAGHLGPRARRALGLAFVPEERLGRGAVPELSLSENALLSGYAREPLVRGGMVHFARARAYAETIIRGFNVVAHGHRAEARSLSGGNLQKFIIGREILQKPKLLVVGQPTWGVDAGAAAAIHKALIDLARSGAAVLVISQDLDELFVLSDRISVLFHGRLSDSRPTHETSVERIGLLMGGLFGTPPDEDGEITRAV comes from the coding sequence ATGCCATGCAGGTTTGACCTTTTCCCGGATTCCCCCTCCTTGCCATCGCACGCCGAGACCTATCCCCCGGACGCTCCGCCGCCCCGTTTGGAGTTGCGCGGCATCACCAAGCGATTCCCCGGCTGTCTGGCCAACGACCATGTCGACCTCGTCCTGCGGCCGGGCGAGATCCATGCGTTGCTGGGGGAGAATGGGGCCGGCAAGTCGACCCTGGTCAAGATGATCTACGGGGTGCTTCACCCCGATTCCGGCACCATGCTGTGGCAGGGGGCGGAGACGGCCGTGCCCGACCCGGCCGGCGCCCGCCGGCTCGGCATCGGCATGGTGTTCCAGCATTTCTCGCTGTTCGACACGCTGACGGTGACGGAGAACATCGCGCTCGGCCTCGATGACGCCGGGCCGATGGACCAGCTCGCCGTCCGCATCCGCGAGGTGTCGGAACGCTACGGGCTGGCGCTCGATCCCGGCCGCCATGTCTTTCACCTGTCGGTGGGCGAGCGGCAGCGGGTGGAGATCGTGCGCTGCCTGTTGCAGGACCCCAAGCTGCTGATCATGGACGAGCCGACCTCGGTCCTGACGCCGCAGGAGGCGGCCAAGCTGTTCGAGACGCTGCGCGTCCTGGCGGCGGAGGGCTGCACCATCCTCTATATCTCGCACAAGCTGGAGGAAATCCGCGCGCTGTGCGGCCGCGCCACCGTGCTGCGGGCCGGCAAGGTGGTGGGGGCCACCGACCCGCGGCGGGAGACCGCGCGCAGCCTCGCCGAGATGATGATGGGGGCGGAGCTGTCCCCCCCCGAACGGCCGCCGCAGGGTGCCGCCGGGGCCGCGCGGCTGACCGTGCGCCACCTGTCCACCACCTCCGACAACCCCTTCGCCACCAACCTGAAGGACGTCAATTTCGAGGTGCGGGCCGGCGAGATCCTCGGCATCGCCGGTGTGGCCGGCAACGGGCAGGCGGAGCTGATGGCGGCCCTGAGCGGCGAGGCGCTGCTGGCCGATGCCGACGCGGTGGTGATCGAGGGAACCGCCGCCGGACATCTCGGGCCACGGGCGCGCCGCGCGCTCGGCCTCGCCTTCGTGCCGGAGGAGCGGCTGGGCCGTGGCGCCGTGCCGGAACTGAGCCTGTCGGAGAACGCGCTGCTGTCGGGCTATGCCCGGGAACCGCTGGTGCGTGGCGGCATGGTCCATTTCGCCCGCGCCCGCGCCTATGCCGAGACGATCATCCGTGGTTTCAACGTCGTCGCCCATGGCCACCGGGCGGAGGCGCGGTCGCTGTCGGGCGGCAACCTTCAGAAATTCATCATCGGCCGCGAGATTCTCCAGAAGCCCAAGCTTCTGGTGGTCGGACAGCCGACCTGGGGGGTCGATGCCGGTGCCGCCGCCGCGATCCACAAGGCGTTGATCGATTTGGCGCGGTCGGGGGCGGCGGTGCTGGTGATCAGCCAGGATCTGGATGAGCTGTTCGTGCTGAGCGACCGGATTTCCGTGCTGTTCCATGGCCGCCTGTCCGACAGCCGGCCGACGCACGAGACGAGTGTGGAACGCATCGGCCTGCTGATGGGTGGCCTGTTCGGCACGCCGCCGGACGAAGACGGGGAGATCACGCGTGCGGTCTGA